A region of Desulforegula conservatrix Mb1Pa DNA encodes the following proteins:
- a CDS encoding transposase — MAKGTRKNHGPAFKAKVALAALKGDKSLSELSDQFGVHSNQISAWKKELEQNASELFERGKRNDETGMHDGLTYGLPNDSSVIALRRLNI, encoded by the coding sequence ATGGCAAAAGGAACAAGAAAAAATCACGGACCAGCATTCAAGGCTAAGGTGGCGTTAGCAGCCTTGAAGGGAGACAAATCTCTCTCGGAATTATCCGATCAGTTTGGTGTGCATTCCAATCAGATATCAGCCTGGAAAAAGGAGCTTGAACAGAATGCGTCAGAGCTGTTTGAGCGTGGAAAACGGAATGATGAAACAGGAATGCATGATGGCCTGACGTATGGCCTCCCCAACGATTCCTCTGTTATTGCTCTCCGGCGATTAAATATTTAA
- a CDS encoding enoyl-CoA hydratase/isomerase family protein has protein sequence MDFKYLILSTEGRVATLTINRPEKGNALSPSVLEEITLAFNSLNERQDINVIVLTGGEKYFSAGFDLNEIRKIEKISNEEYIELFHRAYRAIMFCQQPVICAVGGLAIAGGFDLSLMCDIRYASEKAKFGQREILLSLTPVLDPLWRIIGLGRAREVTLTGRIYDALEAEKMGYVSKIFPEGKLLDSVNEIAQNMAGYDRRCLVETKQLSNRVLNEDLESSMQIQKWLFRSFMGSEDNHKRIDELQKKLISGCRR, from the coding sequence ATGGATTTTAAATACCTCATACTATCGACAGAAGGCAGGGTAGCTACTCTTACAATCAACAGGCCTGAAAAAGGTAATGCCCTGTCTCCATCGGTGCTTGAAGAGATAACTCTCGCGTTTAATTCACTTAATGAAAGACAGGATATCAATGTCATAGTTCTGACTGGCGGTGAAAAATATTTTTCTGCAGGATTTGATTTAAACGAGATCCGAAAAATCGAAAAAATCTCCAATGAAGAGTATATAGAGCTTTTTCACCGGGCATACAGAGCAATAATGTTTTGCCAGCAGCCGGTAATATGCGCTGTGGGCGGCCTTGCCATAGCAGGCGGATTTGATCTTAGTCTTATGTGTGATATACGTTATGCATCTGAAAAGGCAAAGTTCGGCCAACGCGAGATCCTTTTATCACTTACTCCTGTGCTTGATCCTCTCTGGAGAATTATTGGTCTTGGAAGAGCAAGGGAAGTAACCCTTACAGGAAGAATATATGATGCTCTTGAAGCTGAGAAAATGGGATATGTCAGCAAGATTTTTCCCGAAGGCAAACTTCTTGACTCCGTAAATGAGATTGCTCAGAATATGGCAGGTTATGATCGCCGATGTCTTGTGGAAACAAAACAGCTTTCCAACAGGGTTTTAAATGAGGATCTTGAAAGTTCCATGCAAATTCAGAAATGGCTTTTCCGAAGCTTCATGGGATCAGAAGATAATCATAAGAGAATTGATGAACTTCAGAAAAAACTCATTTCAGGTTGTCGTCGGTGA